Genomic segment of Streptomyces alboniger:
GGCCGGACGCAGCTCGGAGTTCTCCCGTACGAAGGAGTGCAGCCGCTCGGCCTGCGCCCGCAGCGCGTCCTCCGTCTTACCGGACAGGACCCACGGCACAACCCCGCCGACCACCGGCGCCTCGGACAGCGGAGTCTCGGAGACCGGCTCGGAAAGTTCGGCCGGTGCCTCCTCCAGCACCACGTGCGCGTTCGTGCCGCTCATGCCGAACGACGAGACACCGGCCCGGCGCGGACGCCCGGTCTCCGGCCACTCGCGCGCCTCGGTCAGCAGCGCCACGTTCCCCGCCGACCAGTCCACGTGCGGGGACGGCTCGTCGGCATGCAGCGTCCGCGGCAGCACGCCCTCCCGCATCGCGAGGACCATCTTGATGACACCGGCGATACCGGCCGCGGCCTGCGTGTGGCCGACGTTCGACTTCAGCGAGCCGAGCCAGAGCGGCTCCCCGTCCTCGCGCCCCTGCCCGTACGTGGCAAGCAGCGCCTGCGCCTCGATCGGATCGCCCAGACGCGTACCCGTGCCATGGCCCTCGACCGCGTCGACGTCCGTCGCGGCGAGGCCGGTGTCCGCGAGGGCGCGGCGGATGACGCGCTGCTGGGCGAGACCGCTGGGGGCGGTCAGGCCGTTGGACGCGCCGTCGGAGTTGACGGCGGTGCCGCGCACCACCGCGAGGACCTGGTGGCCGTTGCGCCGGGCCTCCGAGAGCCTCTCCAGGACGACGATGCCGACGCCCTCGCCCCACCCGGTGCCGTCGGCGTCCGCGGAGTACGCCTTGCAGCGCCCGTCGGCGGAGAGGCCGCGCTGGCGGCTGAAGGCGAGGAACCCGCCGGGGCTCGACATGACGGCCGCGCCGCCCGCCACAGCGAGGGGGCAGTCGCCGCGGCGCAGGGCCTGGACGGCGAGGTGGAGCGCGACGAGCGAGCCGGAGCAGGCGGTGTCGACGGTGATGGTGGGACCCTCGAAGGCGAAGGTGTAGGCGAGACGGCCGGAGGCCACGCTGGCGGCGTTGCCGGTCAGCAAGTAGCCCTCGAAACCCTCGGCCGCATCCTGGAGACGCGGGCCGTACTCCTGGTTCTCGACGCCGACGAACACACCGGTCTGGCTGCCGCGGACGGACTTGGGATCGATGCCCGCGCGTTCGAGGGCCTCCCAGGTGCTCTCCAGCAGGAGCCGCTGCTGCGGGTCCATGCCGAGCGCCTCGCGCGGGCTGATGCCGAAGAAGTCCGCGTCGAACTCACCGGCGTCGTGCAGGAATCCGCCCCGGCGGGTGTAGCTCTTGCCCGCGTCGTCGGGGTCGGGAGAGTACAGGCCGTCGAGGTCCCAGCCGCGGCGGGTGGGGAAGTCGGAGATCGCGTCGCCGCCCTCGGCGAGGAGCCGCCACAGCTCCTCGGGGGTGCTGACGCCGCCCGGCAGCCGCACCGCCATGCCGACGACGGCGATCGGCTCGTCGTCGGCCGCGGCGGAGCCCGGCTGCTCGCCCAGGTCGCCCGCGTCCACGGCGGAGCCGTACAGGAGGCGCTGGAGTTCGCGCGCGAGCGCCCGCGGGGTGGGATGGTCGAAGGGCAGGGTGACGGGCAGGCGCAGCCCGGTGGCCGCGACGAGCCGGCTGTGGAAGTCGACGGCGGCGAGCGAGTGGAAGCCCAGTTCGAGGAAGGAACTCTCGGGGTCGATCCCGTTCGGCACCTCTCGGTCCGCGCTCTTGAGCACGTCCTCGGTCAGACCGGTGACGAAGGCGAGCAGGTGGTGTTCCTGCTCCGGCCCGGTCAGTTCAGCCTGCGAACGGAATTCTCCGGACTGGCCTACCATCGCTCGCTCCACAACTCTGCCGACATGGCTGTTCAAAGAAACCGGACTTCACGCGAGAGTATGTGGACGCCGAGTGGCGGTCACACCCCTACGCACCCCTTGGGGCATTGCCGGTACGGGGGTTGGTGATGCGGTGGCATTCGATGCCGCGACGACGGCGGACAGGGAATTGCGCACCGCAGCGCATCAGCTTTTCGCGGGCCGCAGAGTGGACCGGAGAACGCTTTTCGGATCGACGGCCACGACGTCGAAGTTCCGGGTGGTGCACTTCACCCGCCGGAACAGATTGTCGGGACCGGTGATGTAGAGCTTCCGCACACCGAGACCGAGCAGTGAATCGACGACCTCGGGCCAGTTGATGGCCTTGTCGAACGTGTCGAGCAGCATGGTCCGCATGGCGTCCGCGGTGCGCACGACACTGCCGTCCTGGTCGGCGACGACGGTGAGCTTCGGGTCCCGGATCTCGTACCGGGACAAGACCTCCTCGTCGGCCTTGCGGCGCAGCCCGCCGAACGCCTCGGCGTGCACGGGCGGGCGCATCGTGTACATGGAGTAGCCGCCCATGGCGCCGACGGCCTTCTTCAGGCCGTCCAGGAGGTGCTCCCGCACCGACACCATGAGGAAGCCCTCGTCGAGCCGGCCGGAGATGTCGTACCAGTCGCCGTTCGCGGTGAGCCCGTCCAGATACTCCTGGAAGGGTTCCGCCGGGACCCGCACACAGGAGTGGGTCACCACGTCCTGGTGCTCGGAAGCGAAGAACTCCTGCTCGCAGCGGGCCAGTTCAGCCGTCATGCGGACGGTGTCCGCGAAGTCCAGCGCCCCTGTCCAGGCGGCCGCGGCCTTCTGCCCGAAGCTCGGCCCGACGCAGTAGTCGGGCCGCATCCCGAGGAGGTCCTCGGCACGGTCGGCCAGCGCGAGGGAGTTCACCAGGAAGGCCACCTGCGTGTACTCCGAGTAGTCGTCCTCGGCTCCGTGGAACCGGTCGAGGAGCGAGTACCCGAGCGCCTTGTCGGCGGCCGATATGCGGCGCCTCGCGTACCTGTCGAGAACCATGAATTTGCCGACCGCGGAAAAGCTTGACGGTCCCATCCCCGGAAATACGACAGCTGTCTTCTCTTCCATCAGATTTCACCCACAGTCAGCCAGCGGACAGCATGGCCGACGCTATGGGGGCGGGCAGGCCCCCGGCCACCCCATAGGCCCCCTAAGACAACCCCGTAGACACCCCTTGTCGTTCACTGCGTGGCCCGCGGTCACCGCGCCGACCCGTCCCGCATGTCACACAGGCAGGGGGGATAGGGGTTGCCTGTGCCGCCCGGCGAAAAATAGCGTGTGCCTGCCGGAGCAGGCGGTCCTCGGCCGGCAGTTCCCCATTCGATTCGGCCGGGCCACACCGACGGCATCGACATGCGGCTCGCGCGGCGTGAGCGGGCGGAGCCTCCCGGAATTTCATTGATTCCCCGACCAGCATCGCCGAAACGGCCCGAAGGGTATTCCTGATGACGTCACCCAGCCCGGCTTCAATGAGCATGCTTGTTCCGGACTTCCCCTTCTCCTACGACGACTGGCTGCGCCATCCCGCCGGTCTCGGGGAATTGCCCCCCGATCGCGCCGGCACGCCGGTGGCCGTGATCGGTGGTGGCATCTCCGGGCTGACGGCCGCGTACGAACTGATGCGGCTCGGCCTGCGGCCCGTCGTGTACGAGGCCGGCGAGCTGGGCGGCCGTATGCGGGCCGTCCCCTTCGCGAGCCGCCCCGAATACGTCGCCGAACTCGGGGCGATGCGCTTCCCGAAGTCGGCGCGGGCCCTGTTCCACTACATCGACCTGCTCGGCCTGGACACCCGGCCGTTCCCCAACCCGCTGGCGCCGGACACCCCCGGCACGCTCATCGACGTCAACGGCCAGCAGCACTGGGCCCGTTCGCAGGACGACCTGCCGACGCTCTACCAAGAGGTCGCCGATGCCTGGGAGAAGACGCTCCAGGAGCTGGCCGAGCTGTCGACGGTGCGCGGCGCGATCCAGCAGCGCGACATCGTGACCCTCAAGGCCGTCTGGAACCGCCTGGTCCGCGACCTCGACGACCAGTCCTTCTACGGCTTCCTGGCGTCCTCGTCCTCGTTCCACTCCTTCCGGCACCGTGAGGTCTTCGGCCAGGTCGGCTTCGGCACGGGCGGCTGGGACACCGACTTCCCCAACTCCGTCCTGGAGATCCTGCGGGTCGTCTTCACCGAGGCCGACGACGACCAGCTCTCCATCGTCGGCGGTGTGCAGCAACTGCCCCGTGGCCTGTGGGAGCGGCGGCCCGCGTCACCGGTCCACTGGCCCGAGGGCACCTCCCTCTCCTCACTGCACGGCGGCGGCCCGCGGCCCGGCGTCGTGGGGCTGCGGCGCAAGGGATCCGACTACGTGGTCGAGGACACGTCCGGGGACGTCAGCGCCTACCCGGCGGTGGTGTTCACGCCGCATCTGTGGACGCTGCTGAACCGGATCGACTGCGAACCGGGGCTGCTGCCGACCGAACACTGGACGGCGGTGGAGCGCACGCACTACATGGGCTCCTCCAAGGTCTTCGTCCTCACGGACCGCCCGTTCTGGCGCGACGTCGACCCGCGCACCGGCCGGGAGACGATGGGCATGACCCTCACCGACCGGATCGCGCGCGGCGTGTACCTCTTCGACAACGGAGCGGACCGGCCCGGCGTGATGTGCCTGTCGTACACCTGGAACGACGACTCGCTGAAGTTCTCC
This window contains:
- a CDS encoding flavin monoamine oxidase family protein, producing the protein MSMLVPDFPFSYDDWLRHPAGLGELPPDRAGTPVAVIGGGISGLTAAYELMRLGLRPVVYEAGELGGRMRAVPFASRPEYVAELGAMRFPKSARALFHYIDLLGLDTRPFPNPLAPDTPGTLIDVNGQQHWARSQDDLPTLYQEVADAWEKTLQELAELSTVRGAIQQRDIVTLKAVWNRLVRDLDDQSFYGFLASSSSFHSFRHREVFGQVGFGTGGWDTDFPNSVLEILRVVFTEADDDQLSIVGGVQQLPRGLWERRPASPVHWPEGTSLSSLHGGGPRPGVVGLRRKGSDYVVEDTSGDVSAYPAVVFTPHLWTLLNRIDCEPGLLPTEHWTAVERTHYMGSSKVFVLTDRPFWRDVDPRTGRETMGMTLTDRIARGVYLFDNGADRPGVMCLSYTWNDDSLKFSTLSPGRRLDVLLDRLGEIYPGVDIRSHIIDEPITVTWENEPHFMGAFKANLPGQYRYQRRLFTHFMQDRMDASHRGFFLSGDDVSWTAGFAEGAVTTALNAVWGVVNHLGGRSPAANPGPGDLFDRLAPVELPYA
- a CDS encoding ACP S-malonyltransferase, producing the protein MVLDRYARRRISAADKALGYSLLDRFHGAEDDYSEYTQVAFLVNSLALADRAEDLLGMRPDYCVGPSFGQKAAAAWTGALDFADTVRMTAELARCEQEFFASEHQDVVTHSCVRVPAEPFQEYLDGLTANGDWYDISGRLDEGFLMVSVREHLLDGLKKAVGAMGGYSMYTMRPPVHAEAFGGLRRKADEEVLSRYEIRDPKLTVVADQDGSVVRTADAMRTMLLDTFDKAINWPEVVDSLLGLGVRKLYITGPDNLFRRVKCTTRNFDVVAVDPKSVLRSTLRPAKS